GACTTTGGTGAAAGAAATAAAGATTAAAGAGTAAAGACACTCTCTGATTTgtctttaatatataaatatataatgatttcgttaaaaatatttaccaaaatttttatagACGACGAATTTTCAGGAATGACTTAAAATTTAGTAAGTATCAAAATTTAGATCTCTTATTTGTAGTTTTGTATCCAAATTTGATAAGAAAGGATTAAAGAAATGTGTTGAAAGAGATAGTCAAAATAAAGTCCGGTTTAAAGAAgagttgattttaaaaaaatcaatgttTCGTGTATATTCTTTATGGTTAATATTTTTctaatgtaaatattttcttAACAATTAacgtatatttaatttattttattaatttaaaaataattaattaatgattattatatttttatacgaatatcaaaataaaaaacatttgaaatcaaaataatattattgaataaaATTGTTCTCGAGAATTTtgtaaatcaaaagaaaaaatgttagtcatgtgaaaatatttttaatttgataaaattaaaatataatagtgaaaatttattaaataattttatatatttcaataataagacgaataaatataaaaatatttattagagTGAAGGGAAGCAGCAAGCTTCTAAAACTAGCAATAATATCATATCAGCGCTGAAAAAAATGCAGAAGCAGCTCCCACACTTTTGCATTACTACTTCCACCATTCTCATTCTCATTCTCATAATGAATCATTCATTTTCATTCCAATCTCAGATCTGATTTCGCACCTCTTCCAACAACTCAATCATCTTCTCTCACTGTAAGTTTTCTCATCTGTctctttctctcttatttttcgggAAAAATGTGGAAAGGGGAAAGTCTTTTCACTCACTCTCTCTCAATTGATTTTGGCTCCTTCTAAAGCAAAAtgcttctgcttttttttttttttgttcggtTGTGCTTGCCTTACTGCTTTTGCTCTGAAAAACTCTGGTTCATTTAATTTGTGAGTTAGTTTACTGTTTCTAGCACCTCTTCTGCTGATCAATGTTACAGTTCGTTCAGTCAAAGGAATCGAGAAACTATGGTCAGAAATGGGATTAGGTTTTTTTTCTTAGTAAATTGTTTTGcttataaactaaaaaaaaaaaagaagtttgaTGCTTTGAACTTTCTAATTTAGCTGCCTCAAGAATTGTGTTTGGTGTGATCCTGCTGGCTTCTAAGCtcattctttaattatttttgtggtgttatatatttatttgtttatttttgttttgggaAAATAATAGGTGTGGACTTTAGAATTTCCAGGgaattttgaagttgttgttttagATTGAGAATTTTTCTTAAGAGGccccattttattattttttttcttgacaATTATTTTGGAATATTGTGGAATTGTGAAGTGAGAGAAGCTTTGGTTAGTGGTGGTGATTTTGTATGGATTTGATTCTGGAACGCTTGATGTGCAGAAAAGTTTGTGTGTAGTGGTGACTATTGGTTCATGGCAAGGTCAAGGCAAAAGTTTTCGAATCAGGATTCTTCGTTATCGCCTACCGCTGCAAGATCGAGGGAGTGGGATGGTCCTTCTAGATGGACTGACTATCTGGGTACCGAAATCAATTCTCCATTGTCATCTACCAGCTCCAAGAATTTCTACAATGATGCGCAGTCCCAGACCACCATGCCGTCCCAGTCCCATAAGGGTCTTAACATGCAGTGGGTGGTTCAACTCACCGAAGTTGCCGAAGGTCTTATGGCTAAAATGTATAGGTTGAACCAGCTTTTGGATTATCCGGATCCCATCAATCATGTATTTTCAGATGGGTTTTGGAAAGCTGGTGTATTCCCCAACCATCCTAGAATCTGTGTGATGCTCTCTAAGAAATTTCCTGAACACTTCAGCAAATTGCAACTTGAACGTGTAAGAAGTGATGTATGCTGTGCTTTGAATTTTGTGTATTGATCAAAACCCCCATGGGATTTCCTCATTTGAGAAGAAATGGCTGCAGATAGATAAGATTGCTTGGGATTCAATGCAAGATCATGCAGAACTTCATCTACAAAGCTTGGAACCTTGGGTGCAGGTgtgattttctttccttttttttttcccattTGGTTCCCCCTTTCATATCTGACAAGTTATTACATGAATAATTGTCGATTAAAGGCTTAAACATTCCATTGCATGCCCTCATCTTAATTCTTACCTGACTAGCTTGACTTGATTGAGGTTTGTTAAGACTTGCCAAATTCGACTTGTCAATATCTTTTTTTACTCTACTAATTTGCACGAGTGAATAGGACTTTGAACATTGGTTATTCGTTgtagctttttctttctcttcatttttttaaaagttgtgTCGGAGGAAAGGTTGGGAGAgagtaaaagtgaaagatgaagCTTATACCTAAGTCTATAACCTTTAATTAGACTTCAATGAGATAGATTTGTTACAAGTCCCACGTCTCTCAAGGGATGTGGTCTCTAGAGTGTTTATAAGTGTGAGATGTCTTTCACCTCTTGTGCTAGTTTTTGAGGTGAGTTAGGCCCATTCAATTCTAATAAGATTTATAGGTTCCACCATCGTTATGATTTGTGATTGTGACCAATAAATGATCCGTTGGAGTAATTTTATGTGGACTAAAACTTGCTCACCTTTGCCATATCGTTTAGATTTCCAGTTCAACTGTATGTTCCCTGAACTAACTCAGCAAGCATTGTGTGTGTAACAGCTACTTCTTGACTTGATGGTGTTCCGTGAACAAGCTCTGCGGCTTATATTGGACCTGAGTAGTACAGTAATTACTTTGTTGGTAAGTCTGAATATTGTTTCTTTCCTTCAACATGAGTTGCTCTGATGTTGAATGGATTTTGAAACTAGTTTTCCCGTACACACATAATGTTATATGCAATGACATCAAACTTTTTCCTACAAAACCATTCAATTTTTACCCGTTCATGTGGAGATGGTACTTTAGTGTATAGTCGTAGTGTATGATAGAATTCTTAGCATTTGAAATAAACTAATAGCATAATTACTGCATCATTTTTGCAGCCCCACCAGAATTCTCTTATACTACATGCATTTATGGATCTCTTCTGTTCCTTCGTGCGGGTCAACCTTTTTTCCGAGAAGGCAGGTTTTCTTTTCAGTCATGAACGAAAAAGCTATATCGTTATTGAAACCtaccccccccccctctctcttcCTTTTCCCAATTATACATCGGTGAAATTATATCTACACTAATGCTTTCATAACAGATTCCAAGGAAGATGTTGCTACAGACGTATAACATGCTACATGCAATGTCAAGAAATGAGCGGGATTGTGATTTTTATCATCGGTAAGATATTTTGATTACATTTTCATATATTATCATCGGTTTCTGGTAAAATTTGCAATTTATAGGTGTGCATGTATATGCACATTCAGGGGGAATTTCTCTCTTAAATATGCTAAGAGATAGAAAGCTTTGCTTTATTGAtaacttttttttcttagttCATGTTTCTGGAAAGGATCTCATATCCGTCTTTATCCTGATATTCTCTCTCTTTATGTTATTATAGTTcgtattttacaaaaaaaagagGGCATACACAAACATAACCTTTTTTAATTGTATATCTATTTTCTGAGAAGAATTCTTTTGTTTTTGGTTGAGACATGGGAAAAaacttcacaaaaaaaaaagcagaCAGGCCTTACACATGTAATTATGCATTACATATGGAAAAGGGTAAAGATGGTTCGGCATTTCTAGAAAGGGCATTACTCCTATACTAGTCAGTTTTGGGAAATGGGTGGGGGTGTCATTGTCGGGAGGTGATGATTGATGGACTTAATTGGGAAAAGTAAGATCTGAGACAAAATTAGTTAAGGATCATAAAAGTGGACTACACTAGCTTTATTATGCAATTCTTTCATGATTCTTTAAATCATGTTTTTTCTTTACACGTATTTTGAAGGAAATAAATGTTAATTTATTCATTtcttatgtttatttctctacagCTTGGTTCAATTCATTGACTCTTATGATCCCCCACTGAAAGGATTACAAGAAGACCTAAATTTTGTGAGCCCCCGTATTGGAGAGGTTAGTCGCTTTCTTTTGTGTGTACTGAAAATTTCTAATTGGGATAGGATTACAAGAagacctaaattttattttattttatttttttatatttttcctttctttgttaTTTTGTGTAACTGAGTCTGTTAAAAACCATTGATGTAGGAACTTTCCATTGCTTACTTATAGTCTTCCATATCCACTATGATTTTCATCCATGATGAGTCTACATCGCCTGTTACTCgtaacattttcaaaagaatgcAAAATGTCCTCAAATTCAATAGGAAGATTAAACATCTTAGCACTGTTTTATGTATACACATCGTATTATTTTTGTATGAAGaatttgtttttgttggtttccTTTATGGATGAATACATGTGATTGCATTTGGAAAACTGTTAATATACTGCCATTGACAATTTTGATATCATTTCTCAGGTACTAGAGGCTGTAGGccctattatttttctatcgaCAGACACAAGGAAACTTAGAAATGAGGGGTTTTTAAGTCCATATCATCCCCGATATCCAGACATTCTCACAAATTCTGCCCATCCCATGGTAATGTTAAATTTTCAAAACATATTGATACTTTATtcttaaaagataattatttctATAACAAAACTGTGTTCTTTTATCATTCAACATGCAGAGGGCACAAGATCTTGCAAATGTAACTGCATATCGAGAATGGGTATTACTTGGGTATCTTGTATGTCCTGATGAGCTGCTTCGTGTCACTAGCATTGATATTGCTTTGGTATGTTCCATGCTTATACAACTAACTTAGAGATGTGTCCGACAGTGTATGTTAAGATGGAGGTCTAATGCACTTTACCAATTAGTTTAATGCGAGCTTCTGAGTTTacccttttttcaaaaaaaaaagtttgatgTTCTTTCATCCAAGTTATTCAAATAAAACGTCATTATAGCTAAAACAATATTTTACACTTGAATTATTGGAGTTATGCCAagtttacttcttaatttctggtTGCTCATGGCATTTCAGGTTGTTTTGAAGGAGAACCTAGTGCTCACATTATTCAGGGATGAGGTAAATTTGACATATTGgctttcaaatattttcttttaactgCTGTAACTGACAATTTGTAATAATCAACATACAGTACATACTCTTGCACGAGGATTACCAGTTATATGTTCTGCCTCGAATATTAGAATCTAAGAAGATGGCAAAATCTGGACGTACAAAGCAAAAAGAGGCTGATTTGGAGTATAATGTTGCAAAGCAGGTTGAGAAAATGATAAGGTATATTCAAAATACCTGTGTAAATATCTTAAATTCTAACATAATCGGGGAACTATTTAAATTTGTAGTACTTCTAAATCCTGAATCCCATTGAGAAAATAATGTGCTTAAAAATTTGGGGAAGTGTACCATTTATGAGTTCTCGGGGTGATTTTATAAAGGGTTGGGATTATCAGATTTTATATTTCGGTTGCTTTATTTTGGGTTTAGTGGTTTTATCAGCCTCTTTATCGTGTTTGACAAATTCATTTGCATGTAATATTGCCGTTTGATATTCAGAGGGAATGGAGTGCATACTTTGTTGTTACTTGTGGTATATAATGCACATGCTTCTGGCTTgccttaatttataattaaagcaGACACTGTAGCTTTCCAAGAAACAACAGGACAAAGAAAACGAAAGCAGAAGAAAGAATGTAGTTGTCTaaaagttttcttttcttttgttttttgtttttgtttaaatctatttctaaaaatcttttggATGTAATTGCAGTAGTAAGATATCTGTGATCTCTTAGAGAACAAATGACAATGAAAACTATCTTTCTAGAAAGATGTAATGTATTAAATTGTTCAAAAGATTGATATATTGATCACTACTCTTGATGTATTGTTGGACATGTAAATCATTCACATGCAATGTGTTTTAGTTGGTATGTTGTGAcatgttaaaaaatttaagaagtgtATTAATTAATATAGTGAGTATACTTTGATTTGATACTAACACCCCTAGGTGAGGTCTGATAAATCTAAAGACAAACGTCAATTATTAGGTTCAAGTGCTCAACAAATTACGAAATACTTGTTGGAAAAATAAGTGGCATTTTCAACTAAAATGTGTATACAAGAGGTGACTGTGTCATGTTAAGGAATAAAGTGTAAACTACTTTTCCAAAAGAAAGTTGGCATTACTACAAGAAAGCACTTCTGCAAATCTGATGTGTGCACACATTTTTTTCCATACTTTCATATTCTTCatatttatttgtttgtcttcattttattttaatgtgTATGGCATAATAACGGTTAACAGtgttaaacacaaaaataaatgaatttttcAGCGAAGTTCATGAACAAGCAATATATTCCTGTGATGCCATACATCGTGAAAGGAGAATTTTACTGAAACAAGAAATTGGAAGAATGGTGCTGTTTTTTACTGATCAGCCCAGTCTATTGGCCCCTAACATTCAGGTTCTTTCTATTAACATATTTGACATGTATACAGATTGACGAGTGTATCTGACATTTGTCTTACATTCTTAAGATGTTTGGTGGCCTCATGATGGCATATTATATTTTGTCTCATTCCTGGAAATTTCAGCCCTGTACCATGTTCTTTCTATAACTTTGAAATCAGTTGtgtattttgttatattttcatttttctacaGCTATTTAAGATGACTTGTTTATGAGAGGATGTAATCTTTCATGCAGATGGTGTTTTCAGCATTGGCTTTAGCACAGTGTGAAGTGATATGGTATTTCCAACATGTAGGGATTGCTTCTTCAAAATCTAAAACTACTCGGGTGGTACCAGTGGACATAGTAagcatttgttctttatttcctTTATGGTCTTTTCTGCCTAACTACTGGCCTCTTGCAAACAACCTACCAAGGAAGATAGAGTTTACAGTGGTGAGAGGAAGAAGAACAAGGACTACATGTAATGGAGAaggagaaaatagaaaatactcTACTTCGGTGGATTTGTTTGCTGGATGGATTGTAATTGGGTGAAAagtttttttattctttactacttgtttttatttttctttcagtgTATTGTTCGAATCTATTGATTAGATGATTGTCTTGCCTTCAAAGTTTCATGGTCATGTTACAGGACCCAAATGACCCAACCATTGGATTTCTGTTAGATGGAATGGACCATTTATGTTGCTTGGTACGCAAATACATTGCAGGTTAGATTGATTTTATGTTTACTAACTTCTCCTATGTTCAGGGAATATAATATCTAACAAGTGTTTTGCATTGTTGTGAAAGAATATTATTCCGTACTATGTGCACTCACATTCCAATGTTATTGATACCCTTAAAAATGTCTGCATTCTGCTTTAAGCCTCTAACCAGGGTTGTCAAATCCACTAAATCTACACACTGTCAAGTCGTAGGCATGTAGCCTCCATGTTTTATCATAGCTTTCATAATGAATCTGAAATGGTGGCTGTTCCATAGTGTGGGATCTCACCTTTTCTCTTTGGCAaaagtttttcttttgttattatcTGGTTCTAGCAGTAAAAGAAAAGAGAACTCCCATATTGGTGACAACTATAGGGTGTGTTGTTGCATGTttaaaattgtaaaggaaaaatgCAGTTATTCTTTTCATGGAGACTTCGCTGTTAGTCTAGAGTTGTCAGTTCTGAATGGTAGAAGTTGGGATATGTCTCTGGTATGGAAGCTTTGACTTAGGAATCAGATATTAAATGGTGTAAAAAATTCCTTGACAAGCTGTTTTCTAACGAATGATCCATGATTttctttaatatattaaattgtatttttgtaTTATAATTGATACTTTGTATGTTCTATATGCAACTCTTAGTTACTACTGCTAGTGTTGCTTTCTCCTTTAACTTTCCGTGTAACTTTTGCCTTAATCTTTTTTGGAATTTCCCCCTTATTGCAGCAATTCGTGGTTACTCACTGTCATATCTTTCATCATGTGCGGGAAGAATCCGTTTTTTGCTGGGGACCCCTGGAATGGTAGCACTTGATTTAGATGCCAGCTTGAAAGGACTTTTTCAGCAGATTGTCCACCACCTTGAAAACTTACCAAAACCACAGGGTGAAAATATATCTGCTATAACTTGTGATCTATCGGTATGTTAGAAATCCTTGTGGACCATTTTATAATAATCTTATACGTAGGATATATGCCTTCTTTCATAAGCTTTGATATGCCTTAATCCACAGTTGTGACTTCCATTCAATAATTTTACATGTCATTTTGCTTATAATAAATCAAGTCACTGTTATGACAAAGAAAGCTAAGTTCTGAAATCATGCTAGTGAGGGCTGATTCATACAAAGATTGTCAGTTCACCTTTGCTCTTAGGTGCCAGAATCATAGTTTATAGTTTTCCGAGTCCTTTATGCTGTTatagttattaataattttatagttTTCTGACATGTACCCATTCTTTCAGGATTTTCGAAAGGATTGGCTATCAATTTTATTGATAGTCACCTCATCACGTTCTTCTATAAACATTAGGCACTTGGAGAAAGCTACAGTTTCCACTGGCAAAGAAGGCTTATTGTCTGAGGGGAATGCTGCTTATAATTGGTCCAGGTTTTTATCCTGGTTTTGATTTTCTTTGCACCGCTATTCTCTACGTACAAACAAAAGCTAAAACAAATCAGGATGATATCTGGTTTTCTTTTGATGCAGATGTGTAGATGAATTGGAATCCCTACTTTCAAAGCACGGTAGTCTTAGGAAGCTCTATTTCTACCACCAGCATCTAACTGCTGTGAGTGTCCCCACTCTGCCTCCCACATAACTTATTTCTGCAACTTGATGTTATATATcatttctttcattttaaaaccCAAAGTATTTTCCTATGAAAGGTTTTTAGAAATACTATGTTTGGTCCCGAAGGACGGCCTCAACATTGCTGTGCTTGGCTTGGCATTGCTAGTAGTTTTCCAGAGTGTGCATCTCCTATTGTTCCAGAAGAGGTAAAACCAAAGTCTCCCTGACATTCTTCTACTGTAGTTGTTTAGTATTGACCAAAACGTTGAAATCATTAACTGCAAGTTGCAATGGAGTTGTACTTCGTTTCACTTTTATGGTATGATATTTAGCTACTGTATTTTTGCTCACATGAAGACGTGGTCTGCAaatatttatgatttatatttctaactttcattttttttttaaataataacaaaagaaagaattgcattaaGGTATTGACTACTGAGGGAACAATAGAGAATTTCATTTATGTTAATATGTAAGAAACCTGGTCACATCTAAGAGAAGTACAAATTCTGTTGCAATGGATTCAAAGCTGATATCAGTGTCTGATATGAAACTGTAAACAAGATAGTAAAGATACAAGAGTGTTTGACAGACCCACCACTCTTCCAAAAGAAGCCAACAACCACACCTTAAAAGCTCTCTATTAAGGGAGATAAACTATTTTCCTTAAATACAACATCAAACATCTCATACTAGATGTGGGACTTTGGAAACCCCATTATAACCAAGTCCCTAACAAATTACCATTAATGTACAATTTGTGACTGCCTTTGTCCAATttgaaaagatggtagaatctcGTCTTAAGTGGTTGGACATACGGGAAGAAGATCGACATAGCATCCAATTAGAAGGGTAGATCAAATAGCAGATAGACTAGTGGTGAAAGGTAGAGGAAGACCTAAAAAAGACCATATAGGAGGTGGTCAAAGGGGATCTATCTAAAATTTTTCATTATAAACATGATCTATGATAAGACACAAT
The sequence above is drawn from the Arachis hypogaea cultivar Tifrunner chromosome 4, arahy.Tifrunner.gnm2.J5K5, whole genome shotgun sequence genome and encodes:
- the LOC112796694 gene encoding protein NAP1; this translates as MARSRQKFSNQDSSLSPTAARSREWDGPSRWTDYLGTEINSPLSSTSSKNFYNDAQSQTTMPSQSHKGLNMQWVVQLTEVAEGLMAKMYRLNQLLDYPDPINHVFSDGFWKAGVFPNHPRICVMLSKKFPEHFSKLQLERIDKIAWDSMQDHAELHLQSLEPWVQLLLDLMVFREQALRLILDLSSTVITLLPHQNSLILHAFMDLFCSFVRVNLFSEKIPRKMLLQTYNMLHAMSRNERDCDFYHRLVQFIDSYDPPLKGLQEDLNFVSPRIGEVLEAVGPIIFLSTDTRKLRNEGFLSPYHPRYPDILTNSAHPMRAQDLANVTAYREWVLLGYLVCPDELLRVTSIDIALVVLKENLVLTLFRDEYILLHEDYQLYVLPRILESKKMAKSGRTKQKEADLEYNVAKQVEKMISEVHEQAIYSCDAIHRERRILLKQEIGRMVLFFTDQPSLLAPNIQMVFSALALAQCEVIWYFQHVGIASSKSKTTRVVPVDIDPNDPTIGFLLDGMDHLCCLVRKYIAAIRGYSLSYLSSCAGRIRFLLGTPGMVALDLDASLKGLFQQIVHHLENLPKPQGENISAITCDLSDFRKDWLSILLIVTSSRSSINIRHLEKATVSTGKEGLLSEGNAAYNWSRCVDELESLLSKHGSLRKLYFYHQHLTAVFRNTMFGPEGRPQHCCAWLGIASSFPECASPIVPEEVTKIGRDAVLYVESLIESIMGGLEGLINILDSEGGFGALENQLLPEQAASYLNQASRVSIPSFKSPKGAAGFPLPGHESLPENNSSIKMLEAAMQRLTNLCSVLNDMEPICVLNHVFVLREYMRECILGNFRRRLLSVLKTDNDLQRPSVLESLIQRHVSIVHLAEQHISMDITQGIREVLLSESFSGPVSSLHLFEKPTDQHTGSATESVCNWYIENIIKDISGAGILFVPIHKCFKSTRPVGGYFADSVTDLRELQAFVRIFGGYGVDRLDRMLKEHTAALLNCIDTSLRSNRDVLESVATSLHAGDRFEREASMRQIVDLETLIGFCVQAGLALAFDRLLSEASGAVLEEGAPLIHSLLAGVVKHLPDEVPEKEEIKRIRSVANIADVVNDHDSIWVRSILEEVGGASDGSWSLLPYLFATFMTSNIWSTTAFNVDTEGFTNNIHCLARCISAVIAGSEFVRLEREHQHRSSLSNVHASEGMDPELTGHVSAEASIKSTLQLFVKLSAEIILDYWSETHRSHLVAQLIFLDQLCEISPYLPRSSLETHVPYSILRSIYSQYYADTPSTPLAILNSSPRHSPAIILAHASPVLRQPRGDSTPQHYTNDSSGYFKGSSSHSQEHIYEIDTSNLRSMENRQRNARRSGPLDYGASRNRVKSVEGSTSGSTGPSPLPRFAVSRSGPLAYK